TTGGCAAGTGGGTGAATGGTTGGTTGACTGAATGGTGGGTCAATGGCTAGCATGCCCCTGAGAACAGTTCAGAAAGGGGGAAGCCTGACTCGGGGTGAGTGCTGACATGGGCTAGAGTAGAGGAGGGTTAGAGTGAGTGGGAGGTCTTCATGGAGGTGGAAGTGAGTGCAGGCCTGGAGTGGAGGGGGCAGGCACAGAGGCGCAGGGCATCCTAGCACGGAGAGTGTTTTATGTGCTCTCTTTCAAGCACTTTCACATCCTTGAGTGATCTCATCTGCTGCATGTGGTTGTCCCATGAAGTAAAGATGCTtgtttccattttagaaatgaggaaatctaGAGTCAGGGAGATTAAGTGACCTGCCCACTTAACCTTGCAGAGCCAGGATTGAAAGCCAGGTCTCCTCGCCAGTTAGCCCCGTTTGCACAGCATGCCCTCACTTGCCTCTTAGGTAGGATTTGGCAGCTGCTCCTGGCCTCCCTGTGTGGAAGTTCCTGTCTGCATCCTCCTTCTTTCTTGCCTGCACCTATCCCGTGACTCCAGCCACTGTCAGTATCACTCATCCGGCGCTGACCCACATCTCCACCCCTCCACTCCAGTGTCCCGCAGTCTTTAAGGAACAGGGAACCCACCAGCCCTTCAGAactctctcccattctctttccCTGTCCTCCCCTTATTGCTTCTTCCATAAATGTCTGAAAACTGAGCAGCTCGCACCCTGGGTCACTCAACTGCCAACTCACAAGTTCAAAATCAATTCATAGGCCCTAGGACTTACTGATCTAGGGTTTAGTGGCTCGGGTTTTTGTGGTAGGTGGTCAGTTCCAAAATAGTCCAGTGTTGGAGTTAGTGAAAAATCCTATGGGAGAAATTAATTTAATGTCTAAATAGAAGTACAATGGtcagaataaagatttttttgtagaGTTCTTGAAATACGTGTCCTATTTCAGTtaatgctaaataaaaataatgctttgtATAGCACTgtatacttttttctctttgactccTCCCACCAATAACAACTCATATTTTGTATAGCATTTTGCAACATctaacatacattttcatttgatttgaCCTCCTCAGTAACAGGTATTTTGTTGTGTTGTTACTATTGTTATCACCATAATTAtcagtcccattttatagatgcggaaactgaggctcaggatcATGTAGCTTTTAAGTCCCAGAGTTGGGACTTGAACCTAGGTCTCCTGACCCCAGATCCTTTGCCTTTTCTACCATTTCACATTGTCCAAGGACAGTCAgtgagtaaatggcagagctggtcTTATAACTCAGCTTTCCTGACTCTCAGGACCAGTGTTCTTTGTACTCACTGCACAGTTCATTCATGGCCCATGTTCCAGAAGCTTCATGTTTCAGACTCAGGTAACAAGATGAGCCTTTCGTGCTGGGCTTTGGCCAAGCTGCCCTCACATCCAGGACATGACCAGGCTGGGCAAAGCTGGAAGCACAGCTGCAGCAGCAGCCAGGGTCCAGCTGGGTCAGATGCTGTTGGTTCAGGGCAGGAAACCGGGGAGACAGAGCCCTGAGGAGGCCTCAGAGCCACGGGAGCCTGCTAGGACTTGGGAAACACGGTATTTGGGGGTAGATGGGGAGCCAAATTAAAGAGGTTAGTGGAGGTCCTGAACCAAGATGTGAGCTCTtgagaggaaggggcagaaaaAGATAAAGCCCATCAGTAGACCCAGGGCCGGGACAAGCGGGGCAGCCCACTCCCTGCAGCACAAACAAGCCTCAGAGGAGCAGAAGTGCTGAGGCCTCCCTCTGAGCATCCACGGGGATCGCCCATCCCTCTCCTGTGTGGGCCCAGATTAGCTCACAGCTGAGCATAattgtgtctgtctctcctgcaGCCGGAAAGACTCCAGGGGACTCATTATTCAGTGCAGTCGGACATCTGGAGCATGGGGCTCTCTCTGGTTGAGATGGCGGTCGGGAGGTATCCCATCCCTCCTCCAGATGCCAAGGAGCTGGAGCTGATGTTTGGGTGCCAAGTGGAGGGAGATGCGGCTGAGACTCCGCCTAGGCCAAGGACCCCTGGAAGACCCCTCAGCTGTGAGTGGCCTGGTGTGGCCCCAGCTTGGACTGTGGGGGGTCCCTTACTGTTGGGGGTTTCCGGAGGGCTGGTTCTCTGTACACTCTCCCAAGATTGATTCCCTGTCTCTGGATgccaggctggggccagggggGAAGCAGAGCGGGGGTCTTCAGGTGGGTGTAGAAAATTATTACTACTCCCAACAACTTCCTACCATTTGTGGAATCCCAACTATGTTCCCAGCACTGTGCTTAGTCCTTTAGAtgcattatctaatttttaaaaatcatgaaattttcttttaaggtagattattttactgagataaaattcacccaatataaaatgcacattttcagtagtttttagtatattcctccatgttgtgcaagcatcaccaccattaattccaaaacatttccatcaccccaaaaagtaaTCCTATCTTCACTAGCAGTCACTCTcagcccacccacccccaacccctggcaaccactaatctactttctgtctccatgcaTCTGCCTAGCTTTATCTAATTTTAATAGCAGCCATGTGCGAGCACTATTATAATCTCCATCTTAgataggaggaaactgaggcacagagcgctTGACTTGTCAAGGTCACATATACTTGTAAGTGGCCTTGATTTTGATTGATTCCTTGGTGGTGAGCATTGTGCAGTACCACCTGCCTTTCTGAACATGAGTGCTGTGAAGTCAACTGCTACTTGGAAGATCCTGGCCCAACCATCATCTTCTAATGTAGTTCCTGTCGGGACTTTCCTGTCTGACCCATGAGACCTGGTCTTTACCTACATGAGGCCTACGTGGCAGAGGGAGTGTATGAAGGGAGAAACTGCGGGGGCAGGGATAGCTGACGGCGGTGACTGGAAGGGCTGGTGGCTGTGGTCCCTGGCCTGGGGTTCTGGGGTAGAAAGAAGAAActcaaggaagaaggaagaaatccCAGTTCAGGGAGAATTACAACTAAGTCCTTTATGTTATGTTATTTAgttattatctcatttgttcctcTCTCAATATAAGGGAGGAAGGGCAGACGTAATTATTATTCATCTCTGCTTTACAAAACTCAAAACTAGGCTTAGCAGTCAActgattttcccaaggtcacaaacCTCAGATGCGGCAGAGCCCAGATTCATACCCTGGCCACTGACTCTGGCCTTTGGTGGTGGCCTCTGTGTTCAGGCCTTATCTGTAGctccttttgtttctatttatcaTATCGACCTTGTTCTGGTCCCCAGGATCCGTGTCTAACCCCTAGGGTCATACTGGCAAATACCCTCCTGTCTGTTTCtgagaagtgttttttttttttttttttataaaatctgTAGCTTATGGAATGGACAGCCGACCTCCTATGGCAATTTTTGAGTTACTGGATTACATAGTCAACGAGGTAAGTACTACATGGCTTCCTTGACCTTGGAATTTGCTCCTCTTAGGAAAAAACTCACAGTTGATTTGACTGGGAAACCTGAGTTGTTCCCACCGAATGGGCTGCTTGGGTCCCAGGATCCACATGACTTGGTTTGCACATCACGCTCTTGGAATTGAGTGGCTCGTTTAGAAGCTATAGGAGTCCCTTCCCAGGGAACATCTCCAGGTATCTCTGAGTCCCTTGTCCTCTCTCAGATTCAGGAGCCTCTACCTTGCCCATTGACATTCTCATTCCTTCACTCACCAAGTGTTTCTTGTGCAGTTactatgtgctgagcactgtggTGGCAGTAGGAATGAGGTGGGGAtccaaagatggaaaaataaaagtccctgGTCTTGAAGACTATTAGattgtgaggaggaggaggcaaggcaaatatatatgtaactgTAGTATGGGGTTTTCTCTTGTAAGTGCCATTAAACGGCTGTGAACATAAAGAATGACAATGTAAAAATAGATATGGAAAATATTCACTATAAATTGCTGTCTGAAAAAAGCAGACTACAAAATAGCTATACTACgatcagttctttaaaaaatttatgcatatatgtgcatataaagTCTAGAAAGTAATATAATACAGTGGTTCTGTCTGAGTGATAGAATTCCAGGTGATTAAaggtttctttttgcttattgctcttggctgattttaataaaaagaacatatttgTGTAATATATATACTAGTATGTTTAAATGGAAAAAGGCtcaaagaaggaagagactgataagctttcatcaaatttgggttTGCAGGGAGCTGGAAGCTGTGGACGAGCACTAGTTGCTcagaggagggtggggcagggctggaggggctgggggtcaggacaGGATTTCAGATAGGGCCAGCACTCCTGGCCTCAGGGGCAGCATGGTAGTGAATGAGAAGGGACAAACTCTGGCATGTTTGGGAGGCAGCTGGAAGCCCCCACTTAGCTGGAGTAttgccctcttctcttcttcctcaagaGACTAGTGGAATAACTTTTCATACTTTCTTCCTGCTCTCTAAAACCAGACCCCAAAAGGCTCAAAATGGTCCCCTTGTCCATTACAAACATAACAGGGAAAATCCTGGTTCACTGGAGCAGTTAATAAATCACTGTCACTGGTTCAGTCCACTAGGGAGATTAATTTACCTCTTTACTGACTGTCTGCACAGCTTTCTGCTGGCGCCATGGGACAGAGAAAAGTAGTTCAGGATCTGATCTTGGCTGCTTAAGGACTCAAGGAAGGCAGAGGACGTTGCATCTGTGGTAGTCAGGAAAGTCATCCTCCACTGCTGGGCCCTAAGCTGGGTGGGAGCCACATTAAAGGAAGAGATGGCCTGAGGTTAAATACGCAGCTGCCAGTTGCCTAATGTGCCCTGCCACCTTGCATGTTTTTACATTTCCCTGCTCAGTTCTCCAAGCACTGCTCAGGTGggccaggtgaggaaactgaggctccaagatgAAAAGTAGCTCAGGCCCTTCCCACTTAGTGCTCTTGCTTCCTTACCACCTACTCCCAGCCCCGAgaccccagccccttcctcccaggAGCCTGGGCTGCATGGTGGCAGGTGTATGCGCCTCACACTCTGTTGGCACGCAGCCCCTCCCTTGCTTGGGCCCCTCCTACTCCGGAGGTCTGGAGCGGACTGCCCTGGAGGCCATGCTGCCTGTCTCTTCCTTGAATGTTCCTTTCATCCCCCTCAGCAGCAAGGACAGTCTGCAGGGTGGGCCTAAGAGCTGGGCTTAGTCTTTGGCCTCAAATCAGGCTTATTCACCTGCTGTTCTGATACAGCATTCAGAGGCCTAGGCTGGCCTTTTTTGGTAGTGTCACTGGTTAATTTTTAGTCTCCAATTACCTGTTGATTTGGGCTACACATTGGAGCAGTGACATCCTGGGTTGTGTCTGGGGGTCAGCTCATAAGGAAGCTGCACACAGCCCCAGCACAGGTCACATGAGAGTGGCTGACGTTTCCTGGGGCTGCATGGAGCACATGAGCTGGGTGCTCCAGGGCCTAGTCCTGTGTAGCCATGTGTAATCTCCACCATGCACCCTGGGAAAACTAGAGCCGTTGCCAGTGTTCCTGCTCCGATGCCCTCAAACGGTCTCATTCCTGGAGTGAGTGTGCAGGTAGCATTCTTCCAGACCCAGCCCTCTGCTGGTTAATGTCTTACTAacctttctctgctccttcagGGTTCCAAAAAGGGATATACATTTTATCATTGTTCAGTTAGCTTTCTATGACTTCCGCAGGTGCTGTCTGGGCTGGACTATACCTGGTGGTTTGCATATCCCCCAGCTGTTGCTACTAGTAATTTCTGGATATGTTTCCATGCCACACTCCAAGATTTACAGTTGAAGAgtgtcagagctggaaaggaTCCCAGAGATTATTATGTCCTCCTCATTTCATGgaagggtaaactgaggctcagagaggaaatcAGTGATTTGTTCAGATGTGTACTAGACAAGTGAGTGGTAGAAGATGGACTTGGCCCCAGCTCTGTGGTGTGTGAGACCAGTGGTTTCACCCAGGTGACCCGGCAGGCAGCCACTGCCTCCGACCTCTGCCTTTCCTTGACTGGATAAGGGCAGCACTACTcagaggtgggggttgggaggggaggCGAGGTGGCTGGAGCAGGAAGCCAGGCATTTATGTCTTGACATTTATTTGCAGCCTCCTCCCAAGCTGCCCAGTGGAGTATTCAGTCTGGAATTTCAGGATTTTGTGAATAAATGGTAAGTCAGCTccttgttttctggaagagtaCCCTGGTTTTGTCAGGCTTCCCACTCATCTTGGGAAGCACGACTTTGCCCCTTCCCTTCTGTGATCACCCTCGGGCTGCTGCCCTTCTAGAGTGCTAGGAATTGGTGACCTGTCTGCAGCAGTGGGTACAATAGCTGCTGCTTTCAGCACTTGCTCTACAGGGATCGGCATATTGCCTTTCGACCAGCATCTAACCTACTGTGGGCATGGCATCGTGCTGAGAACAAGAAGATGAACAGGGCTTGGGGATTCTTTCTCAGAGCCTGTGGGGTgtagtgggggcggggggggggggggggggggggggacaaatGCAAACTTTTGTTTAGAACCAGCACCAGGCAATAGCTCTCACattatctttcttcctttaagCTTAATCAAAAACCCTGCAGAGAGAGCAGATTTGAAGCAACTCATGGTAAGTCCGCTTATTTCAGACTTGTACACCacctgtttattcatttgttctccTCCCGTCACACGTCCGTCCAGTACTTCCTGAGCCCATTCCTTGCTCTGACTTGACCACTGCCATGCAGCTGACCCTGGGGCTGCAGGACACCAAATGTCAGtctcctccatcctcccatcAATGTAAAGGGAAAGCTGGGATGACCCTGCAGCCCCAGGGAGTCCAGGGAAAGAAAGGGCCAGCCCAGCCCTTCATGGGGACAGGGCCCTTTTCTACTGACCGGCTCACCTTACATTCAGGACTCTCCCCAAGCCACTCTCCACTTGCCACATCTTGTTTGGTGGTGGTGTGGGGCAAGGAGTAGGGAAGTAATACTGTGAATTTCTGAGCTTACAAGGTTTGTAAAGCCTTTTTGGTGTAACACCCACTTTCAAGTTCATCAGTTCCTCTGTTCCTTCTACCAGCCCTGGGAGGCACTGAAGGCAGAGCTCCCTGCCCGTTTAATAGCGGGAGAGAGCAGGCTCAGGGAAGTGAGTGGCCCAAGGCCTCGCAGCTGGTGGACCCGGCAGAGCGGGGGTCTTTTGGCCTGCAGCTGGCCCTGCTTTCCTGGTCCCCAGTGCTGCTCAAGGGCAGGCCCCAGGAGCTCCTTCTAAGGGCAGCACAAGCTCTGGACCCAGGACTCTTGAATTTTCCTTCTTGGTGGTCTTTGAACACCACTTCCTGTTTCCTCACATGCAGGTTCACGCTTTTATCAAGAGATCTGATGCCGAGGAAGTGGATTTTGCAGGTTGGCTCTGCTCCACCATTGGCCTTAACCAGCCCAGCACACCAACCCACGCGGCTGGCGTCTAAGCGTTTGGGAAGCAGCAAAAAGCGAGCCCCCTGCCGCGTGGTGTGCCATGTTGCTTTTGGGCCTCCTTCCCATGCCTGTCTGTTCACACGTGCATTTCACCTGTGAGAAAGGATGAAGAACACAGCATGTGCCAAAATTctatttgtgtcatttttaatAGTACTGTCTTTATtcttattactattgttattccCCTAAGTGGATTGGCTTTGTGCTTGGGACTATTTTGTGTATGTTGATGATCAAAACATGCGCAATGTTGAATTACCGTGAAACTGGTGACTGTGGGTAGTCCTTCTTATTGAAAATTGCACTGCTCTTCCCTCCCTGTCACTGGCTGGCTGCCTGTATTTCTGGGGTTCTCTGACACTTGGTGGTACTTCATTCTTGCAGGGCATACCTCCTATTCGAGTAGGAAGGAGCCTTTAAGATCCTTCACAGGCAGTGCATGTGAAGCATGCTTTGCTGCTAAGAAAATGAGCATCAGAAAGTGTATatcatgttattttattattattatgtttttgcttttggtgtagAATTCAGCAATTTCCATCAAGATCTAGCCAGAGCCCTTCACTGCCATGATAGCTGGGGCTTCACCAGTCTGCCTACTGTGATGATTTGTAGACTTCtggttgtatttctatatttatttttaaatatactgtgTGGGATATTTAGTGGTATATGTCTCTCTAAGTTTGGAGTGGTGTTTCTAAAATGGAGTTACTTTGAATGTTATAGATGGATCAAGGCATAAAATgtatgagatttatttttccccaaatccaaatactgatgctattgtaaacaacAGTGTGTATAGTGCCTAAAAATTGTATGAAAAtccttttaaccattttaatcCAGATGTTTAACAAATCTAATCTCTTATTCTAATAAATATACTATCAAGTTAAACGGACAAAAGATTTCTACTTTCGTAGTAGGATTTTCAGTGTCTCCTGTATACAAGAAATCGAATTCTTTAGCCAAGCATTCTTGTGAGGGGGAACGGGAAGACAAGGAACAGGCCGGAAGGTGGACATAACACACCGCGTTGGACTAACGGGGCTGCCTGTAATTCCAATCTTTGAACTCTGTCCAGCTCTGCTCACCAAACCCCCTATCTGTGAATCTTCGATCCACCTTCCTGTGAACCTGTGAATATCCCATCTCTTTATAGACGGGAcaagcaggaggcagaggtggggctggggggggagCAGCACGCCCACAGGAGCACCTTGCTGGTATAGCCAGCTGTCTACCTGGGACAGTCAGTCCCATGCTGCTTTGCTCCACTGAGCAACGGTTTCCCCTCTTTCACCGGTCACACTTAACTACACGTTCCTGGAGAGAAGGAATGTGCCTAGTGCTGGCTTTGTCATGCCTGTGAGGTGGTAGTGAAGTCACAGAAAACAAAGCCATGTCTCAACTAGCCAATGGTCCCCTTTCTGTGAAAAGTGACTTTTGGAATTTGAGGTACATGTGAGGTTGCCTGGTCAGCACCTCttccctcattttccttctttgagagGGCAGGTTatagaaaccaaaataaatgtatatttaaaaataaaaagacctatttcgttttcaaattaaaaacagaagttgGGTAAATCTCCTAAGCAGGTAGTTCACTCTGGATCTGCCAAAGCTTAGGATGTAGCCaggattttaaaaactggttGCTGCTGCCTCAGCGAGGCGATCATTTTTTCTTGCTGTGAGGCTAACACTTGTTCTAAGTCAACAGTGTAATGTAtactttttcaataaacattcaGACCGAGGTTTAAGACCCACACCCACTACACACCCCATATGTTTTGCTAACAGAGAGGATGCCATCACTACTGAGAATGTCTCATTAAAATGTGCaaactggggggctggcctggtgccccagcagttaagttcgcacgttctgcttcagcggcccagggttcgccggttcggatcctgggtgcggacatggcactgctttgcaagccatgctgtggtaggcgtcccacatataaagaggaaggtggacaccgatgttagctcagggccagtcttcctcagcaaaatgaggaggattggcagcagatgttagctcagggctaatcatcttcttcaaaaaatgaaggatattaaaaagatgtggaaactgcatcttaaaaggaagaaatgatgtaATCTGGAGTCTAAAACCTGGATCTGAACGCTTTCATGCTGTCTTTTGAGGagtgttttaaattctctattcACATCCTGAAAGTCAAGAGTTTTTCCTAGTAATTTTTACTAAGAATGACCTCATTGTCAAGAATGATATTCACTGCATCAGTCTTGCTGTTTTGAGTTCCCCAAGCCAAATTCCTTCCTCAAACTTCTTACTGAGACACCAACAATGGttggatttttaaatgatacCTCATTAGCACCTCACAACCACCTGTGAAATCGCCAGAGCAGATATGaacaccctcattttacagctggTAAAGTGAGAGTTGCCAAGAGGGGAGAAGGCAAGCCAGTTAGTGGTAGAGCTAGGATTCATAGCCAGTTTTTCTAGCTCAAAAACCCATGCTCAGCTAGTCCtggaggcctagtggttaagtttggcgtgctctgcttcagtggctgggctTCGGTTcttgggtgcagatctacaccactcagtGGCCACAGcagtcagtggccatgctgtggtggtggctcacatgtaaacagaagaagattggcaacagatgttagctcagggagaatcttcctcagcaaaagcaaaaagaaaaatgaacaaaaaataccCCCATGGTCATATTTTAAATTAGACCCCAAAAATGTACACTTTGATGCTTTTCATtgcaaaactattttcaaattgtgttttccAAGAAACATCTCATTCAAACTTTTGGCTATTTCCTGTAAGAGGAGCTCAAAATAAGTTTAATGAAATGTTGATTAACAAATCTATCCATGTTCTCTTCTGGAGCAAACCAACGTCTTTCAGAAAATGCTTCTTtataaggcatttttaaaaacaagtaaaagaactatcaaattttctatttctcatcttttcccCATGCCCCTCCCCTGAAATAACTAAGAATTTAGAAATTCCTGTTTCCAAATGGTTACATAAGTTCTATTTGAGGAggttctttgtgttttgtttgtcttttctgttgCTAGGGCAGGGCAagttacttttataaaattaagcaaCTAAACTATATATTCAGTGGAAAAGGGACAGTGTGCAGAAATGAATCTCAACTTCAAATACCAAATTTAACTCTTATTCTGTAACTGTCATCCCTTTATTATAAAAATCCAATCTCCCAAGCATAGTGACTCCTTTTTTAATGGCACATTTCCTCTCTAAGTCCAGAAAACCATCCTGGTGTGCTGTTTGCCCCAGAGGAGAAACTGATCCTTTTCTCTGTTGCTATCTGGAAGCCAGGAAGCTGCACGGTGGTTATTTAAGTACATTTTACCACAGTGACGTCTCCACCTAGATATGACGACAGCACACAAAGCAGTCTATAGTAGGCAGTGTGTTGCATTGTCACTGAGAGGTGGCAATAGCTTGTGCTCTCAAGTGGCCCTCTGTCCTCTTTGTCATCTTTCTCTCCTAGATTGTGGCCTTGCTCTGCTCACAAGGGTTCAAAGGCATGCAAACAGCCTTTAACTGATTTTCTTAAAAGAGGCATTGTTGATTGGAAAGACTAGCTTCTATTTAAATTCTGCCCTTTTTGCAAATGCCAGACTTTCTTAATAGCGTTTCAGAGGAAATTTCTGTTTTGAACACAATTAATGAATCTGACGAGAATACAGATACAGCACCACTCATACTGCTCAATGTTAAGACATTGCATCTTTGCTTTTCTACATGTCACTAATTTTTGTTAAAGCATTCTGAAACCTGAGTTGTTGATGGAACCATTTTTACAACTACACTTCCTCCTAAagttcttgtttcctttttttttttttgaggaagattagccctgagctaacatctgctgccaatcctcattttgctgaggaagattggccctcagctaacatccatggccatcttcctctactttatatgtgggacgcctgccacagcatggcttgccaagccgtgccatgtccacacccgggatccgaaccagcaaaccccaggctgccgaagcggaacctgtgcacttaactgctgcaccaccgggccggcccctttgcTTCCTTTTAAAGCAGCTACAGGGCCCATGGCAGGAATTCTTTGAAGAGAGAAAGTACGAAGAGACTTAGAAATTTAATTTGTGTGACTAACCCTGGCTCTTCTTCCCCTTCAGGAATctgattcctcctcctcctcttcctcctcttctggcATGTGGCTCCTTGTGCTCAACTCCAGTGCAGTTTGGTTGATTGACACTTCATTGTCTACATGCACCAACATCTGCTGCAGCCAAGGATATTAGGGATTAGTAGGAAACATACTGGCCTGAAAGTAGCagattcttaaaattgttttaaaatcaaatctcAGTTGCATATTCATGCTTAGTATTTATCACCAAGAGGTATGGCCACTTTCCTATTTCTCCAAATCCTACCCTGACCTCTCACCCCGCCGCCCCAACCAGAACGAGAGCAGGGTAAATGCCCTAGATTTGATAGACTGTTACCTGATTTACAAACATGGTTCTTACGAAATAATTATGCTAGTTTAGATGTGCTGCTTCCAAATGGTTTTAAAATGACTTAATACACATCTGGGAGAACTGCTCAAATATAGTATATTTAGAAAGTAGGAGATGATTTTACTGATTTATTGAGAGAATCCGGTAAGAGAAGGATACAATGAGGACTAGAACTCATTTTTCTAGCACTATGCTTTGTAATTGAAGCTACACTCTATTTCTGAATCTCAACCTTAGTTATTCAGAGCAGCAAAAGTTCTGAAACATCCCTGCAAAGATCTGCAGACCCTCTGGATTCACTGGACGTACAAGAGAGGATGGATGACTAGGATGACAGAGGCAGTATAATAGTACCTGATTACTAAATCAATCAAAGCATAACCAGCGGTAGAAAGGTGGATTGTTCCCTGTCTAAAATAGTAACGTGGAATAGCCAGTTTATTAAACTAGAAAATTCTTATTAGCACTTCCCAGAGTCCTTTAGGCTCAGGAATGTGATTTACAACTTTTGACCTCCAAGCAGCAGGAGAGCACAACGGACTTGGCCTTCTCTCCCTAGGCCCACACTCGATCACGCTTACATCATGGGACTGTTGCGGTGCAGGCTGAGAAGGCGGCATCACATCCCCTCTTCGGGAACTAATCATTGATTGGAGGGCCAATTCTTCAACCTAGAAAAGAAGAGTTAAGGACACTTTCCTTACCATTTCACTGAGATACTGACGTGGGTTAAATTTACTGAGCATGCTGTTCAAGCATGCTTCCACAAGAGGAAGTGAGAACAGTGTACTGTAACCTCTCTGCAGCTCTACAGGGAGGGTGGGGCCCCTAAGCTTCCTGGCTTTTTAAGGAAATGAGCAGAGAAAGCCGccagcccctttcccctgggGTGTACAGGTGTTCCCGCTGAGCCAAGGCTTCCATTCCCCCAGACCTAGCAGTTCGAGGGAGAAAACACAAGTGTGCCCTTAAAAACGCCAGGCGTCTTCTCATTGCAGAGGGCCGGTTCCCTAGGCCTGAGCTTGTCTGCCCAGTAATGAGAAGGCGAAGGCAGGAGGGACGGAACATGGAAGGGTTTCCAGGAGCGTAAGGAATCCAGGCTTTGGAGGTCACCATCAACACCCAGTTAGGTACCCGGACAGGCACTGTGGTGACGTAGAGCGTAAAGGAGTGCACGCCAGCAAGCGTACCGAGGGAGAGCGCGTCATTTTGATCTGTCACAGCTGAACAAGGCTTTGC
The DNA window shown above is from Equus quagga isolate Etosha38 chromosome 2, UCLA_HA_Equagga_1.0, whole genome shotgun sequence and carries:
- the SNAPC5 gene encoding snRNA-activating protein complex subunit 5 isoform X2, translating into MLSRLQELRKEEETLLRLKAALHDQLNRLKVEELALQSMISSRRGDVMPPSQPAPQQSHDMLVHVDNEVSINQTALELSTRSHMPEEEEEEEEESDS
- the SNAPC5 gene encoding snRNA-activating protein complex subunit 5 isoform X1; this encodes MLSRLQELRKEEETLLRLKAALHDQLNRLKVEELALQSMISSRRGDVMPPSQPAPQQSHDQMLVHVDNEVSINQTALELSTRSHMPEEEEEEEEESDS